The following coding sequences are from one Streptomyces venezuelae window:
- a CDS encoding MerR family transcriptional regulator: protein MNDSAAALTSGAVARRLGVSPTTLRSWDRRYGLGPAARTRGRHRRWTPEDIAVLEHMCRLTASGIPPGEAARLAADGSRAASEKATAEVTGEATGEPGAPPARRPRRDASTVLPLGDVRQECRGLARAAVRLDAQEMQSRLDTLVGEHGLVPVWDEVMVPTLRAVGRKWELSDDRYVEVEHLLSWHISTTLRSTHLLRPRTAPLLDTSPVLLACMPDEQHTLPLEALNAALNEKGVPTLMLGAAVPLEALVAAVRRTGPSAVVLWAQARATVGEAVARRVAGMEWGPAGARRRALVLPSGPGWGRSAPSGFTRCGSLRDAVTLLSAPQPR from the coding sequence ATGAACGATTCAGCGGCCGCGCTCACCTCGGGAGCCGTCGCCCGGCGCCTCGGCGTCTCACCGACCACCCTGCGCAGCTGGGACCGCCGCTACGGCCTGGGCCCCGCGGCCCGCACGCGGGGACGCCACCGCCGGTGGACGCCCGAGGACATCGCGGTGCTGGAACACATGTGCAGGCTCACGGCCAGTGGGATCCCTCCGGGTGAGGCGGCACGTCTGGCGGCGGACGGCTCCCGCGCGGCCTCCGAGAAGGCGACCGCGGAGGTGACCGGCGAGGCGACCGGGGAACCCGGCGCGCCGCCCGCGCGCCGGCCCCGCCGCGACGCCAGCACCGTCCTGCCCCTCGGCGACGTGCGCCAGGAATGCAGAGGCCTCGCCCGCGCCGCGGTCCGCCTCGACGCGCAGGAGATGCAGAGCAGGCTCGACACGCTGGTCGGCGAGCACGGCCTCGTACCCGTGTGGGACGAGGTCATGGTGCCCACGCTGCGCGCGGTGGGACGCAAGTGGGAGCTGTCCGACGACCGTTACGTGGAGGTCGAGCACCTGCTGTCCTGGCACATCTCGACCACCCTGCGCAGCACCCACCTGCTCCGCCCGCGCACCGCACCGCTCCTCGACACCTCACCGGTCCTGCTCGCCTGCATGCCGGACGAGCAGCACACCCTGCCCCTGGAAGCGCTCAACGCGGCCCTCAACGAGAAGGGTGTCCCCACCCTCATGCTGGGCGCCGCCGTCCCGCTGGAGGCGCTCGTCGCCGCAGTGCGGCGCACCGGGCCCTCCGCCGTCGTGCTGTGGGCGCAGGCCCGCGCCACGGTGGGCGAGGCGGTCGCCCGCCGTGTGGCGGGCATGGAGTGGGGTCCGGCCGGGGCTCGCCGCCGCGCGCTCGTGCTGCCGTCCGGACCGGGCTGGGGGCGGTCCGCGCCCTCCGGGTTCACCCGCTGCGGCAGCCTCCGGGACGCCGTCACCCTCTTGAGTGCGCCTCAGCCCCGTTAG
- a CDS encoding sigma-70 family RNA polymerase sigma factor: MNASQPVTESAPVPSPGRAAGGDDEELVTGFVAGDEACLALVHQRWSALVHCVARRSLGDAREAEDVTQQVFIAAWRGRAGYSPGRGTLAGWLIGITRRKVADALSARSRRAALVDAAGAALAVRPQESSSLDGVLDRVLVAHELARLPPPQRKVLRLAFYDDLTQPQIAVVTGWPLGTVKSHARRGLLRLRQAFEPAQPPSDDTRPAACAARGP, encoded by the coding sequence ATGAACGCCAGCCAGCCGGTCACCGAGAGCGCCCCCGTCCCCTCGCCGGGCCGCGCGGCGGGCGGGGACGACGAGGAGCTGGTCACCGGCTTCGTGGCGGGGGACGAGGCGTGCCTCGCCCTCGTCCACCAGCGGTGGTCGGCGCTGGTGCACTGCGTCGCCCGGCGTTCGCTCGGGGACGCGCGGGAGGCGGAGGACGTGACGCAGCAGGTGTTCATCGCCGCCTGGCGCGGCCGGGCCGGCTACTCCCCCGGGCGCGGCACCCTCGCGGGCTGGCTCATCGGCATCACCCGGCGCAAGGTCGCGGACGCGCTGTCCGCGCGCAGCCGCCGGGCCGCGCTGGTCGACGCGGCGGGCGCGGCGCTCGCGGTGCGCCCGCAGGAGTCGTCGTCCCTGGACGGCGTGCTGGACCGGGTCCTCGTGGCACACGAACTGGCCCGCCTCCCCCCGCCTCAGCGCAAGGTCCTGCGTCTGGCGTTCTACGACGACCTGACGCAGCCCCAGATCGCCGTGGTCACGGGTTGGCCCCTGGGCACGGTGAAGAGCCACGCCCGCCGCGGCCTGCTCCGCCTGCGCCAGGCCTTCGAACCGGCCCAACCCCCGAGCGACGACACACGCCCGGCCGCCTGCGCGGCACGTGGGCCGTGA
- a CDS encoding FUSC family protein: MLKRVFVAPDPGRMRLRFASRAVLGISLAVVVCGLAGHSLVAAITGGLAALLALFTVTDTTVRGQAITTALLPAVGFPVLALAASLHDTPVARDCAFLLVMGLGVYARRWGPRGHSLGVFAFMTFFISQFLHTEPHQLPQLYVAVLLSLAASSTVRFGAWCYERRLPPGVLPPAPPAARGLARATTRQAVQAAIGGAFALAAGQLLSGERWYWAVGATWWVFVNTTSRGETVVRSFRRVLGTLIGMGAGLVLVVPLEGAPVPSALLVAVGVFGIFYTAAVSYTWMMLSVTVLAGSLYGLLGVLDAGLLALRLAETGIGALGAVLAVLFVLPITTHATTEAWIKQALHCVHDCTKEAAALLAGTEGADPARRIAELEAILGRVRMSLAPLVHPFSPLRTRKGRALQVVALLDNCAREIRGLAAVAADPEASHDARLAAACRRVEAAVESLTAPHGTRAEVGAVADLPHAVVEPALAHLHSLERALIDLAHPLQRSGRTPLLGA, from the coding sequence TTGCTGAAGAGGGTGTTCGTGGCGCCGGATCCGGGACGGATGCGGCTCCGCTTCGCTTCGCGGGCCGTACTCGGCATCTCCTTGGCGGTCGTCGTGTGCGGTCTGGCCGGGCATTCGCTCGTCGCGGCGATCACCGGGGGACTGGCCGCGCTCCTGGCCCTCTTCACCGTCACGGACACGACCGTGCGCGGGCAGGCGATCACCACGGCGCTGCTGCCCGCCGTCGGGTTCCCCGTCCTCGCGCTCGCGGCGTCACTCCACGACACCCCGGTCGCGCGGGACTGCGCGTTCCTCCTCGTCATGGGGCTCGGCGTGTACGCGCGACGGTGGGGTCCGCGGGGGCACTCCCTCGGCGTGTTCGCCTTCATGACCTTCTTCATCAGCCAGTTCCTCCACACGGAGCCGCACCAGCTCCCCCAGCTCTACGTCGCGGTGCTCCTGTCGCTGGCCGCCTCCTCGACCGTCCGCTTCGGCGCGTGGTGCTACGAGCGCAGGCTGCCGCCCGGCGTCCTGCCGCCCGCGCCGCCCGCCGCCCGGGGGCTGGCCAGGGCCACCACCCGGCAGGCCGTCCAGGCGGCCATCGGCGGGGCCTTCGCGCTCGCCGCGGGCCAGCTGCTCTCCGGTGAGCGCTGGTACTGGGCGGTCGGCGCCACGTGGTGGGTCTTCGTCAACACCACCTCGCGCGGCGAGACGGTCGTGCGGAGCTTCCGGCGCGTGCTCGGCACGCTGATCGGGATGGGCGCGGGCCTCGTCCTCGTCGTACCGCTGGAGGGCGCGCCCGTCCCCAGCGCCCTGCTCGTCGCCGTCGGTGTCTTCGGCATCTTCTACACGGCCGCGGTGTCGTACACGTGGATGATGCTCTCGGTGACCGTGCTCGCCGGATCGCTGTACGGCCTGCTCGGCGTGCTGGACGCGGGCCTGCTCGCGCTGCGGCTCGCCGAGACCGGCATCGGCGCGCTCGGCGCGGTCCTCGCGGTGCTGTTCGTCCTGCCGATCACGACGCACGCGACGACCGAGGCGTGGATCAAGCAGGCGCTGCACTGCGTGCACGACTGCACGAAGGAGGCGGCGGCGCTGCTCGCGGGCACGGAAGGCGCCGACCCCGCCCGCCGCATCGCCGAACTGGAGGCGATCCTCGGCCGGGTGCGCATGTCCCTCGCACCGCTCGTGCACCCGTTCAGCCCGCTGCGGACCCGGAAGGGGCGCGCGCTCCAGGTGGTCGCGCTGCTCGACAACTGTGCGCGTGAGATACGGGGACTCGCCGCCGTCGCCGCGGACCCGGAGGCTTCCCACGACGCCCGCCTGGCCGCCGCGTGCCGCCGCGTCGAGGCGGCCGTCGAGTCCCTGACTGCCCCGCACGGGACCCGGGCGGAGGTCGGCGCCGTCGCCGACCTGCCCCACGCCGTCGTCGAGCCCGCCCTGGCCCACCTGCACAGCCTGGAACGAGCCCTGATCGACCTGGCCCACCCGCTGCAGAGGTCGGGGCGTACGCCCCTGCTGGGCGCCTGA
- the glgX gene encoding glycogen debranching protein GlgX, which translates to MRTWTGTPFPLGATYDGEGTNFALFSEVAERVDLILIDDDGTHRSVTLTEVDGFVWHCYLPGVGPGRRYGYRVHGPWNPAEGHRCDPAKLLLDPYARAIEGQMDNDAALFERAPDGPGRADSAGHTPLSVVTDPAFSWEGDRPPRRPYAETVIYEAHVRGLTRTHPGVPEALRGTYAGLATEPVIEHLTSLGVTAIELMPVHQYVQDGFLRDRGLSNYWGYTSIGFFAPHNAYAAHGSRGEQVTEFKSMVKALHQAGLEVILDVVYNHTAEGNENGPTLAFRGIDNASYYRLAEDDPAHYFDTTGTGNSLLMRHPNVLQLVMDSLRYWVTEMHVDGFRFDLAATLARQFHDVDRLSAFFDLVQQDPVVSRVKLIAEPWDVGDGGYQVGNFPPLWSEWNGKYRDSVRDFWRGADHTLAEFASRLTGSSDLYQHDRRRPRASVNFVTAHDGFTLRDLVSYNDKHNEANGENNQDGESANRSWNSGVEGPTDDEGILELRARRQRNFLATLMLSQGIPMLAHGDELGRTQQGNNNAYCQDSELSWIDWDLTDEQRDLIAFTRRAIALRLAHPVLRRRRFFRGDTVTHRGQPLPDLVWLRPDALEMTDQDWQRGDAHAVAVFLNGDAIAEPDAHGRPVVDDSFLLLLNSYREPVVFDLPDAAYGERWTTRIDTTDPTGVADETEHKADSEVTLEPHSLLLLSRPARTPVSARSR; encoded by the coding sequence GTGCGCACCTGGACCGGCACCCCCTTCCCCCTCGGCGCCACCTACGACGGTGAAGGGACCAACTTCGCCCTGTTCAGCGAGGTCGCCGAACGCGTCGACCTCATCCTCATCGACGACGACGGCACGCACCGCAGCGTCACCCTCACCGAGGTCGACGGCTTCGTCTGGCACTGCTACCTGCCCGGGGTCGGGCCCGGCCGCCGCTACGGCTACCGGGTGCACGGCCCCTGGAACCCCGCCGAAGGCCACCGCTGCGACCCGGCCAAGCTGCTCCTCGACCCGTACGCCCGCGCCATCGAGGGCCAGATGGACAACGACGCCGCGCTCTTCGAGCGCGCGCCCGACGGGCCCGGACGGGCCGACAGCGCCGGGCACACCCCGCTCTCCGTGGTGACCGACCCGGCCTTCTCCTGGGAGGGCGACAGGCCGCCGCGCCGCCCCTACGCCGAGACGGTGATCTACGAGGCGCACGTCCGCGGACTGACCCGCACCCACCCCGGGGTGCCCGAGGCGTTGCGCGGCACGTACGCGGGCCTGGCGACCGAACCGGTCATCGAGCACCTCACGTCGCTGGGTGTGACCGCGATCGAACTCATGCCGGTCCACCAGTACGTCCAGGACGGCTTCCTGCGCGACCGCGGCCTGTCCAACTACTGGGGCTACACCTCCATCGGCTTCTTCGCCCCGCACAACGCCTACGCGGCGCACGGCTCGCGCGGCGAACAGGTCACCGAGTTCAAGTCCATGGTCAAGGCGCTGCACCAGGCCGGACTCGAAGTGATCCTCGACGTGGTCTACAACCACACCGCCGAGGGCAACGAGAACGGCCCGACCCTCGCCTTCCGCGGCATCGACAACGCGTCGTACTACCGTCTCGCCGAGGACGACCCCGCGCACTACTTCGACACCACCGGCACCGGCAACAGCCTGCTCATGCGCCACCCCAACGTCCTGCAGCTCGTCATGGACTCGCTGCGGTACTGGGTCACCGAGATGCACGTCGACGGGTTCCGCTTCGATCTCGCCGCCACGCTCGCCCGGCAGTTCCACGACGTCGACCGGCTCTCCGCCTTCTTCGACCTGGTCCAGCAGGACCCCGTCGTCAGCCGCGTCAAACTCATCGCCGAGCCCTGGGACGTCGGCGACGGGGGGTACCAGGTCGGCAACTTCCCGCCGCTGTGGTCGGAGTGGAACGGCAAGTACCGGGACTCCGTACGGGACTTCTGGCGCGGCGCCGACCACACCCTCGCCGAGTTCGCCTCCCGGCTGACCGGGTCGTCCGACCTCTACCAGCACGACCGTCGCCGCCCACGGGCCAGCGTCAACTTCGTCACCGCGCACGACGGCTTCACCCTGCGCGACCTGGTCTCGTACAACGACAAGCACAACGAGGCGAACGGCGAGAACAACCAGGACGGCGAGAGCGCCAACCGCTCCTGGAACAGCGGCGTCGAAGGACCCACCGACGACGAGGGGATCCTCGAACTCCGCGCGCGCAGGCAGCGCAACTTCCTCGCCACTCTCATGCTCTCGCAGGGCATTCCGATGCTCGCCCACGGCGACGAACTCGGCCGCACCCAGCAGGGCAACAACAACGCCTACTGCCAGGACAGCGAGCTCTCCTGGATCGACTGGGACCTCACCGACGAGCAGCGTGACCTCATCGCCTTCACCCGCCGCGCCATCGCGCTGCGCCTCGCCCACCCCGTGCTGCGCAGGCGCCGCTTCTTCCGCGGCGACACCGTCACGCACCGGGGCCAGCCGCTCCCCGACCTGGTGTGGCTGCGGCCCGACGCCCTGGAGATGACGGACCAGGACTGGCAGCGCGGCGACGCGCACGCCGTCGCCGTCTTCCTCAACGGCGACGCCATCGCGGAGCCCGACGCCCACGGCAGGCCGGTGGTCGACGACTCCTTCCTGCTCCTGCTCAACAGCTACCGGGAGCCGGTCGTCTTCGACCTGCCGGACGCCGCCTACGGCGAGCGCTGGACGACGCGGATCGACACCACCGACCCCACGGGGGTGGCGGACGAGACGGAACACAAGGCGGACAGCGAGGTCACCCTGGAGCCGCACAGCCTGCTCCTGCTGTCCCGTCCCGCCCGCACACCGGTCAGCGCACGGTCACGGTGA
- a CDS encoding pep a2 — protein sequence MKSAIPCYYHLEVEVSPERIDQVRRILTAHLRHWGLGVLSEPVCHCTGVLLHEIEEHGADKNTVVEMWWNGQHLITAVSDANRELPERHYGPQGCLTQIAALSDGWGSFPATDGKIIWFSRRVRAPERAPLAPAAPAPSLREALEVPRETPLAALAGPAEAEAAEAEPAYAEPAAV from the coding sequence ATGAAATCCGCGATCCCCTGCTACTACCACCTCGAAGTCGAGGTAAGCCCGGAGAGGATCGACCAGGTCAGGCGCATTCTGACCGCGCATCTCCGGCATTGGGGGCTGGGGGTTCTCAGCGAACCCGTCTGCCATTGCACCGGGGTTCTGCTCCACGAGATCGAGGAGCACGGAGCCGACAAGAACACCGTCGTGGAGATGTGGTGGAACGGCCAGCACCTCATCACGGCCGTGTCCGACGCCAATCGTGAACTGCCCGAGCGGCACTACGGACCGCAGGGCTGCCTGACGCAGATCGCCGCGCTCAGCGACGGCTGGGGCAGCTTCCCGGCGACCGACGGCAAGATCATCTGGTTCTCCCGCCGGGTCCGCGCTCCCGAACGCGCCCCGCTGGCCCCCGCGGCGCCCGCACCCAGCCTGCGCGAGGCTCTCGAGGTACCGCGCGAGACGCCCCTCGCCGCGCTCGCGGGTCCCGCGGAGGCGGAAGCCGCGGAAGCGGAACCGGCGTACGCCGAACCCGCGGCGGTGTGA
- a CDS encoding DUF5133 domain-containing protein, which produces MRLLPAKSEVARHLRQYRAWERQLLAHPADRSVRMHFEDTAYTLCVLMGECKAREAADAAEQYLRPREARPSCTARAPHAATRRPQLSPSAPVR; this is translated from the coding sequence GTGAGGCTGCTGCCCGCCAAATCCGAGGTCGCACGGCATCTGCGTCAGTACCGGGCGTGGGAGCGGCAGCTGCTCGCGCACCCCGCCGACCGATCCGTGCGGATGCACTTCGAGGACACCGCGTACACGCTGTGCGTCCTGATGGGCGAGTGCAAAGCACGGGAGGCCGCCGACGCGGCCGAGCAGTACCTGCGTCCACGAGAGGCACGACCGTCCTGCACAGCACGAGCACCACACGCGGCAACCCGTCGGCCTCAGCTCTCCCCGAGCGCCCCGGTCCGATAG
- a CDS encoding alpha-1,4-glucan--maltose-1-phosphate maltosyltransferase: MTSASETPPAAAVPALVPVPVLDVQPAVDGGRRPAKAVPGETFEVTATVFAEGHGAVGADVVLLGPGGRRGPWTPMRELSPGSDRWGAEVTPDAEGRWTFHVESWTDPVTEWRRAAQIKVPAGIDTGLMLEEGALLYERAARGAPEGPARRTLLSVLAALQDEERSPDARLAAALAPEADAVLARYPLRERVSRSQAMPLLVERERALYGSWYEFFPRSEGAVVEEGAPPVPGTFRTAAERLPAIAGMGFDVAYLPPVHPIGTTFRKGPDNALTAGPDDVGVPWAIGSPEGGHDAVHPDLGTLDDFDAFVRRATELGLEVALDFALQCSPDHPWVEKHPEWFTHRPDGSIAYAENPPKKYQDIYPIAFDQDLPGLVAETVRLLRFWMGHGVRVFRVDNPHTKPVAFWERVLAEINASDPDVVFLAEAFTRPPVMRALAQAGFQQSYTYFTWRNTKQELTEYLTELSAETAAYLRPNLFVNTPDILPGYLQDGGRAAFEVRAVLAATLAPSWGMYAGFELCENTPARAGSEEYLHSEKYQLRPRDWADAERAGYSLAPLITTLNRVRREHPALRLLRNLRFHEADNDAVIVYSKRAGQDTVLVVVNLDPHHTQEATVSLDMPQLGLDWHESVPVRDELTGETYHWGRANYVRLEPGRAPAHLFTVLRPSSPLIGGSPTP, from the coding sequence ATGACGTCAGCTTCGGAAACGCCCCCAGCTGCCGCCGTGCCCGCGCTCGTTCCCGTGCCCGTCCTCGATGTGCAGCCCGCGGTGGATGGCGGGCGCCGCCCGGCGAAAGCCGTCCCCGGTGAGACCTTCGAGGTCACGGCGACCGTCTTCGCCGAGGGCCACGGAGCGGTCGGCGCCGATGTCGTGCTCCTCGGCCCCGGTGGACGCCGCGGGCCGTGGACCCCGATGCGCGAACTCTCCCCCGGCAGCGACCGCTGGGGCGCGGAGGTCACTCCGGACGCCGAGGGACGGTGGACCTTCCACGTGGAGTCGTGGACGGACCCCGTGACGGAGTGGCGGCGCGCCGCACAGATCAAGGTGCCCGCCGGCATCGACACCGGGCTGATGCTCGAAGAGGGCGCGCTGCTGTACGAGCGGGCGGCGCGCGGCGCCCCTGAGGGCCCGGCGCGGCGGACACTCCTGTCGGTGCTCGCGGCACTCCAGGACGAGGAGCGGTCACCGGACGCGCGTCTGGCTGCCGCGCTCGCTCCGGAGGCGGACGCCGTCCTCGCCCGGTACCCGTTGCGCGAGCGGGTCTCCCGTTCGCAGGCCATGCCCCTGCTCGTCGAGCGGGAGCGTGCTCTCTACGGGTCCTGGTACGAGTTCTTCCCGCGTTCGGAGGGCGCCGTCGTCGAAGAGGGCGCGCCGCCCGTGCCGGGAACGTTCCGCACCGCGGCCGAGCGATTGCCCGCCATCGCCGGGATGGGCTTCGACGTGGCCTACCTGCCGCCGGTCCACCCCATCGGCACCACCTTCCGCAAGGGCCCGGACAACGCGCTCACCGCCGGTCCCGACGATGTCGGTGTGCCGTGGGCGATCGGGTCGCCGGAGGGCGGTCACGACGCCGTTCACCCGGACCTGGGAACGCTCGACGACTTCGACGCGTTCGTGCGCCGCGCCACCGAACTGGGTCTCGAAGTCGCGCTGGACTTCGCGTTGCAGTGCTCCCCCGACCACCCGTGGGTGGAGAAGCACCCCGAGTGGTTCACCCACCGGCCCGACGGTTCCATCGCGTACGCGGAGAACCCGCCGAAGAAGTACCAGGACATCTACCCGATCGCCTTCGACCAGGACCTGCCGGGGCTCGTCGCGGAGACCGTGCGGCTGCTGCGGTTCTGGATGGGGCACGGCGTACGTGTCTTCCGCGTCGACAATCCGCACACCAAGCCCGTGGCGTTCTGGGAGCGGGTGCTCGCGGAGATCAACGCGAGCGACCCGGACGTCGTCTTCCTCGCGGAGGCCTTCACCCGGCCCCCCGTCATGCGGGCCCTGGCCCAGGCCGGGTTCCAGCAGTCCTACACGTACTTCACCTGGCGGAACACCAAGCAGGAGCTCACCGAGTATCTGACCGAGCTCTCCGCGGAGACCGCCGCGTATCTGCGTCCGAACCTGTTCGTGAACACGCCCGACATCCTGCCCGGCTATCTCCAGGACGGCGGCCGTGCCGCTTTCGAGGTGCGGGCCGTGCTCGCCGCGACGCTCGCGCCGAGCTGGGGCATGTACGCCGGGTTCGAGCTGTGCGAGAACACCCCGGCGCGTGCGGGCAGCGAGGAGTACCTGCACTCGGAGAAGTACCAACTGCGCCCGCGCGACTGGGCGGACGCGGAGCGGGCGGGCTACTCCCTCGCACCGCTGATCACCACCCTCAACCGGGTCCGGCGCGAGCATCCCGCGCTGCGGCTGCTCAGGAACCTCCGTTTCCACGAGGCCGACAACGACGCGGTCATCGTCTACAGCAAGCGCGCCGGACAGGACACGGTCCTGGTGGTCGTCAACCTCGACCCTCACCACACCCAGGAGGCCACGGTCTCGCTGGACATGCCGCAACTCGGCCTCGACTGGCACGAGTCGGTGCCGGTGCGCGACGAGCTCACCGGCGAGACCTACCACTGGGGCAGGGCCAACTACGTGCGCCTGGAACCCGGCCGCGCGCCCGCGCACCTCTTCACGGTCCTGCGACCGTCCTCACCGTTGATCGGAGGGTCACCCACACCATGA
- the treS gene encoding maltose alpha-D-glucosyltransferase: MIVNEPVQDTFEDTPAKDRDPEWFKRAVFYEVLVRSFQDSNGDGIGDLKGITAKLDYLQWLGVDCLWLPPFFKSPLRDGGYDVSDYTAVLPEFGDLADFVEFVDSAHQRGMRVIIDFVMNHTSDQHPWFQASRTDPEGPYGDYYVWADDDKQYQDARIIFVDTEASNWTFDPVRKQYFWHRFFSHQPDLNYENPAVQEEIISALRFWLDLGIDGFRLDAVPYLFAEEGTNCENLPRSHGMLKHVRAVIDAHYPDTVLLAEANQWPEDVVDYFGDFEKGGDECHMAFHFPVMPRIFMAVRRESRYPVSEILAKTPAIPSGCQWGIFLRNHDELTLEMVTDEERDYMYAEYAKDPRMRANIGIRRRLAPLLDNDRNQIELFTALLLSLPGSPILYYGDEIGMGDNIWLGDRDAVRTPMQWTPDRNAGFSSSDPGRLYLPTIMDPVYGYQVTNVEASMSSPSSLLHWTRRMIEIRKQNPAMGIGSYTELPSSNPAVLAFLREYKDDLVLCVHNFSRFAQPTELDLRTYDGRHPVELIGGVRFPAIGELPYLLTLAGHGFYWFRLCNDLHPRRPAEPAVRL; this comes from the coding sequence ATGATCGTCAACGAGCCCGTCCAGGACACCTTCGAGGACACACCGGCCAAGGACCGCGACCCCGAATGGTTCAAACGCGCCGTCTTCTACGAAGTCCTCGTCCGCTCCTTCCAGGACAGCAACGGCGACGGCATCGGCGACCTCAAAGGCATCACCGCCAAACTCGACTACCTCCAATGGCTCGGCGTCGACTGCCTCTGGCTGCCACCCTTCTTCAAATCCCCCCTGCGCGACGGCGGCTACGACGTCTCCGACTACACCGCCGTCCTCCCCGAATTCGGCGACCTCGCCGACTTCGTGGAATTCGTCGACTCCGCCCACCAGCGCGGCATGCGCGTCATCATCGACTTCGTCATGAACCACACCAGCGACCAGCACCCGTGGTTCCAGGCCTCGCGCACCGACCCCGAAGGCCCCTACGGCGACTACTACGTCTGGGCCGACGACGACAAGCAGTACCAGGACGCCCGCATCATCTTCGTCGACACCGAAGCCTCCAACTGGACCTTCGACCCCGTCCGCAAGCAGTACTTCTGGCACCGCTTCTTCTCCCACCAACCCGACCTCAACTACGAGAACCCCGCGGTCCAGGAAGAGATCATCTCCGCCCTGCGCTTCTGGCTCGACCTCGGCATCGACGGCTTCCGCCTCGACGCCGTCCCCTACCTCTTCGCCGAAGAAGGCACCAACTGCGAGAACCTCCCCCGCTCCCACGGAATGCTGAAGCATGTACGAGCGGTCATCGATGCCCATTACCCGGACACCGTTCTCCTTGCCGAGGCCAATCAGTGGCCCGAGGACGTCGTCGACTATTTCGGTGACTTCGAAAAAGGCGGGGACGAATGCCACATGGCGTTCCACTTCCCCGTCATGCCCCGCATCTTCATGGCCGTACGCCGTGAATCGCGCTACCCCGTCTCGGAAATCCTCGCCAAGACCCCGGCCATTCCCTCCGGCTGCCAGTGGGGCATCTTCCTGCGCAACCACGACGAGCTGACCCTGGAAATGGTCACCGACGAAGAGCGCGACTACATGTACGCGGAGTACGCCAAGGACCCGCGCATGCGCGCCAACATCGGCATCCGCCGACGCCTCGCACCGCTCCTGGACAACGACCGCAACCAGATCGAACTCTTCACCGCCCTGCTGCTGTCCCTGCCCGGCTCGCCGATCCTCTACTACGGCGACGAGATCGGCATGGGCGACAACATCTGGCTCGGCGACCGCGACGCCGTCCGCACCCCCATGCAGTGGACCCCCGACCGCAACGCGGGCTTCTCGTCCTCCGATCCCGGGCGGCTCTACCTGCCCACGATCATGGACCCCGTCTACGGCTACCAGGTCACCAACGTCGAAGCGTCCATGTCCTCACCGTCCTCCCTGCTCCACTGGACACGCCGCATGATCGAGATCCGCAAGCAGAACCCCGCCATGGGCATCGGCTCGTACACCGAACTGCCCTCCTCCAACCCGGCGGTGCTCGCCTTCCTGCGGGAGTACAAGGACGACCTGGTGCTGTGCGTGCACAACTTCTCGCGCTTCGCCCAGCCCACCGAACTCGACCTGCGGACCTACGACGGACGCCACCCCGTCGAGCTCATCGGCGGCGTGCGCTTCCCCGCCATCGGCGAGCTCCCGTACCTCCTGACACTCGCGGGCCACGGCTTCTACTGGTTCCGGCTGTGCAACGACCTCCACCCGCGCCGTCCGGCGGAACCCGCCGTGCGCCTCTGA